DNA from Chitinophaga pendula:
AGAAAGCCGAAGAATTGGCTACCTGGAGCTGCTGACAATGATGTAGTTTTGTGTCCTCACTTAATGACCGATTGCTATGATACCGATGCAGCAGTATGCCATCTTTGTACTGGCCGCCATGATAATGGTGATCACTCCCGGCCCGAATATGTTGTATGTAGTGTCCCGCTCTATTACGCAGGGACGTAAGGCGGGTATGATCTCATTGGTAGGTGTGGCATGTGGGTTCCTGTTCCATATCCTGCTGGTGTCTTTCGGATTGACGGCGGTGTTGATGAGCATTCCTTATGCGTATACGATATTGAAGACGGCGGGTATTGTATACCTGTTGTACCTGGCCTGGGAGGCGGTGAAGCCTGGGGGGCGGAGTTTATTTGAGCATCGCGCAGCGCTATCGATAGATGGGCCGCTGCGCTTGTTCAGTATGGGTTTTTTCACCAATGTGCTGAATCCTAAAGTGGCGGTATTTTATTTGTCTTTCTTTCCTCAATTCATAGATCCTGCCCGCGGGCATGTGTTTGCACAGAGCATATTTCTTGGGGGTACATTGCTCGTATTGAGCTTTACCGGCAACTCGCTGATCATTTTTGCTGCCAGCAGACTGACGCATTGGTTTGCGGCGAATCCTAAATGGGTACGTGCACAGAAATGGTTGATGGGAGGTGTATTATCTGGTCTGGCGATTAAGCTGGCATTGGACAGAAGTAAGTGATATCAGCTTGTTGCTATATTGATCAAGTCCGAATGAGGTTCATCATTTGGACATACTTCGACATGATTTAATGCTGTAGTTTCGGTGCTCCAAAATCATTTTGTTTTGTTTGCAATCTATAAAAAAGCATATTCCGGCCTGTCATCTTCCATATGGTGGTTAGCATTGGTGTTGCTGGTGAATCGTACCGGCTCTATGGTAATTCCTTTTATGACGGTGTATCTCACGCAATCGCTGCATTTCAGTATTGCGGAGGCAGGATGGGTCATGGCCTGTTTCGGCAGTGGCGCAGTGCTGGGGGCATTGGCAGGTGGACGGCTGGCGGATAAGATTGGATTTTACCCGATACAGTTCTGGAGCTTGTTGCTGAATGGTATCTCTTTTATGATATTGGGGCAGATGCAGACGTTGACGGCTATCTGTGTCACTATCTTTTTCCAAAGCCTGATAGGAGAAGCTTTCCGTCCGGCGAATGCGACGGCTATTGCGCATTACAGTACGCCGGAGAACAGGACACGTTCTTATGCTTTGTACCGGATGGCCATTAACCTGGGTTTTGCCCTGGGGCCGGCTTTAGGTGGTATGCTGGCCGCCATCAGCTACCATCTTTTATTCTGGGTAGATGGCATCAGTTGTATAGCGGCGGCCTTTTTGATGCGTATAGTGTTGCCACCGGTGAAGGTGGTGCATAAGGAGCCCAAAAAAGAAGCGGCAGCGCCGGTGACAGGCGGCAGCGCCTACGCCGACAAATATTACCTGGTATTCATTTTCCTGGTGACGCTGAATGCGATCTGTTTCTTCCAGTCGATGACGATCGTGCCGGTATTTTTTAAAGAGCAGATGCAGCTGAATGAATTCCAGATCGGATTGACGATGGCGGTAAATGGGGGGCTGATAGCACTGGTAGAAATGATATTAGTATACCGGCTGGAAGGCAAACGGGATAATCTTTTCTTTATCGTCAGGGGTACCGTGATGATGGGGGCGGCATTTGCCTGCTTTAACATATTCCCGCCGATCGGCGCAGTAGCCCTGTTGTATATGTTGCTGCTGACAGTAGGAGAGATGTTGAGCATGCCTTTTATGAACTCTTTTTGGATCGCACGTAGCCAGGATCATAACCGGGGTGAATATGCGGCGCTGTATACTATCTGTTTCTCTGTGGCGCATATTGTAGCGCCTACACTGGGCGCCAACCTGGTGCAACAGCTTGGTTTCAACAACTGGTGGTATATCACGACTGGTCTCTGCCTGCTGTCGACGACGGGTTTTATCTTACTACGCCGGTCTATGAACAATGTAAAAATCCGCGCTACCCAATTACAGGCAAGCGCCTGATCCTCAAAAATATTTGTACGACCAACTATAAGCCCACGTTCCTGCCAGGAGCGTGGGCTTTTTGCTACCATGCTTTTCCCGATATGATCAATAGTTTTCCTGATACGCGGCAGCTTTTTACCCGGGATGGAGGACCTTTACGGCTCATATCAACCAATTCAGGATGCCTATAAAATTCCTATACACACTTTTCCTATACCTGATCGCTTGTTTAGGGTTGACCTTCTCCGTTTCCCGGTTACAGGCACAGGAGCGTAACGGACATATCAGCGGTACCATTCATTTTGCCGACGGGCAGCCGGCAGCCGGCGTGACGGTGCGCATCGCCCGGTTGGACAAAGCCACCAGCACGGATGAAAACGGCCGTTTCCATTTCACCGGCCTTCCCGTACAGACCTATCGTCTTACCAGTACCATGGTGGGGTATATTCGCCTGCACCAGGAGGTACGGGTCACTGCCGGTCAGACGGTTACCCTCGACCTGACGATGGAGCGCGACGAATCTAAGCTGCAGGAGGTATCGGTAGCCGCTAAGTCAGAAGTACGGCGGGCAAAAGAACAAGGGTTTTCGATCAATAGCATCGATGCCAGACGGCTGCATAATACCACCCGCGATATCAACCAGGTGTTGAATAGAACGACCGGTATCCGTATACGGGAGGAAGGCGGTCTGGGTTCCAACTATAGCTTTACGCTGAATGGTTTCAGCGGCAAACAGATTAAGTTCTTTGTAGACGGCGTACCCATCGACAACTTTGGCAGTGCGCTTTCGCTGAACAATATTCCCATCAACCTGGCAGAAAGGATAGAGGTGTACAAGGGCGTGGTGCCGATATCATTGGGAGCAGATGCACTGGGTGGCGCGGTGAATGTGATCACCAACCAGGGCATGCAGCATTTCCTGGATGTATCTTATAGTTATGGTTCCTTTAATACGCACCGGGCATCCTTTAGTGCACGGCATACGACGGAGAAAGGTTTTACTATCAACGCGAGTGCAGCTCATAACTATGCCGACAACAACTTTAAGGTAGATGTGCAGATACCGGATGAGACGGGCAAGTTTGGACCAGTGCAACGGATACGCCGTTTCCATGATGCTTACCAGGCTACTATGGGGCAGGTGGAGTTGGGTGTGACCGGCAAGCCTTATGCTGACCGCCTCTTCATCGGGCTGATCGCGGCGGGTAATAAAAAAGACATCCAGACCGGTATGACCATGGAAGATGTGGTTGGACAGGCTTACAATAGCAGTGAATCGCTGATACCTACGTTAAAGTATAAAAAACGCGATCTGTTTACTAAAGGGCTTTCCCTGGTGGTGAATGCAAACTATAGTTTTGTGAAGTCCCGAATCACGGATAGCAGCTCCCGGCATTATGACTGGCTGGGTAATTATACGATCAAAACGGTGGGAAGCACTTCCGGCGAGATCAACTTCAACAAGACGCTTTTCCGCTTTAACGATCGTAATGCTGTAGCTATGGCTAACCTGAACTATCAGCTGAACGATCATCATCAGCTTAGCCTGAACTATACCTACAACCGTTTCCGCCGGGTGGGAGAAGATCCGATCAGTAAATACCCGATCGCTTTCCAGCATCCCAGCATTTTATCCAAGCAGATAGGCGGCCTGGGGTACCAGTATACGACGACAGATAAGAAACTGATCGCTACTGTTTTTGGTAAGCTGTTCCGCATGTCGGCCGTGAATGCGGAGGCAGGATGGGGTAATTACAAGCCGCTCTCTGCCAGCTATACCAAACCCGGTTATGGCGCGGCGGCTGCTTACTTTGTGCTGCCCTTTGTACAGGTGAAGGCTTCCTATGAAAATACATGGCGCTTACCGGAAGGAGAGGAGATGTTTGGCAACGGGCTGCTGATAGAAGACAATCCTAACTTAAAGCCGGAGCATAGCCATAATGCCAACTTCGGGCTGCTGGTGTCGAAGACATTACGCAGTCATCGCCTGGAGGGAGAGCTGAACCTGTTGTACCGTTTGTCCGGCGATTTCATCCGTCAGGAGGCTACCGGCCCACGGGGGCGCTATATGAATGTAGACAGTGTGCGGACCACTGGTGTAGAGTGGACGGTGAAATATGGTTACAAGGACATCTTCACCTTTGAGCTGAACGGTACTTACCAGAATACGCTGAACGTGAAGAAGCTGGTGAAGGGCATCCGTAACTACGCTTATTGGGATAGGATACCGAACGTCCCCTATTATTTCGGTAACGTAGATGTGGCTTACAATGTGAAAAAGCCTTTCCGTAAAGATGATGTGTTTACGATCACTGCCGGCGGCACATTTGTAGAGGAGTTTTATCTTTTCTGGCCCAGCCAGGGAGATCCCGGGGATAAGTTTGTGATCCCCCGCCAGATGACGGCATTTGCCGGTCTGACCTATGCTATGATGAATGGCCGGTACAACATTACGGCGGAATGTCTGAACCTCGGTGATGCGAAGGTGTATGACAACTTCCGCCTACAGAAACCCGGCAGGTCTTTTAACATGAAGCTGAGATATTTCATCCATTAATCTATTCACAACGATCCAACATATTTACTATGCGTAAATTTTTTTTATATAGCCTGGTAACAACGGGGGTGCTGGCAGCAGTGGCCTGTTATAAACCTAAACATTTTTCTTTCCAGACATCGGGTAACTATGTGGTGGCATTGCGTACGAAAGGAATGAATAAAAGTGCGGACTATCTGGTGGCACAGGATAGTATTTACAAGGAGGCGGCTGTTATTTCCGCAGAGGGTAATGGTAAGGAGCAGCAAGGCTGGTCTTACTATTGGGCGATCGGTAATACGGTGGTGAGTTTCGGTTATGGCGCACAGACGAACAAGGCTGTTGCCTATGAGCTGACAGCCAGCAAGACCTTGCAGCAGAAGGGTACTTTTAACTTTGCCAGGATGGACTGTTTTGGTACGGGCGACAACCAGACGATCGTAGGCGTGGGCGCGCCATGGGGCGGTGGTACCTACGATTGTGAGATACAGCTGGTGGATGTTAATTCGGTAGGTATCCGTAAGCGGAAGGTAACGCCGTTGTATCGTATATCCGATAAGGATACATTGAATAAGTGGCCCAGTTCCCTGATGGTGAACGATGGTAAGTTGTATGTGGCGTTCTATCCTTTGCATGGGGTATCCTGGCTGACCGCGTTGACGGATACTGCTTATGTAACGGTATATAGTTACCCTGGGCTGGATTCTATCACCACGATGAAAGATACCAGAACAGGCCCTATTGGTTATTACGGTGCGCCTACCTGTATGTTGAAGGCGGAGAATGGCGATATTTATACCATCTCACCCTCGTCTATCGCGGCCGGGTATACGCAGGTGACCAAAAAGTCCGGTATCCTCCGTATCCGCAGTGGACAGCTGGATTTTGATCCCGGTTATTTCTTTGACGTGGAGACGATCACCGGCGGTAAGTTGCTTACGGCTGTTTATGTGGGTAATGGGTTGGTAGTGGCCAGGATGGTATTACCCGGCAAGGACAACGAGGCCTGGGCAGCGCTGGACCCTACGATCCCTGCTTGTAAGCTGGTGGTCGTCGACCTGTTCAACAAAACGGTTACTGATGTTGCCGGGGTGCCGGTACATGGCGGACAGTTCGGTGCGGCGGCGCTGGTAGAAAATGGAAAGGTGTATATGTCTATTACCACTCCTGCTTCACAGGAGTGTCGGGTATATGAGATCGACGCCAAGACAGCTACCGGTAAGAGAGGAGCTAATGTAAAAGGGGTGGAGTTGTCTGGTATTTATAACCTGGGAAAGTAAGCGATAATATATAAAGTAACGCCCCGGTAACCTGATGTTGCCGGGGCGTTTTGTATTTACAAGTAGAGACAGCGTTAGTGATGGGCGAAGTCGGAGAGGTAGTCGCCTTTGATCCTTTCCATTGGCGGGTTGAAGTACCCGAACTTGAGGTGCGGGAACTCTTCGCGGATGAGGGACAGCATCTGTGACATGCCGAGGCATTCGCCGGTTTCGGTGAGGCCCAGTTTGCGGAGATACCAGTCGGGATCGATGTTGAAGTTACGCCATTGTATCATACACAGGTCGGTGTCGATGATAAGCTGGCGCAGGGCTTCATATTCTTCTACGCTGTCGGTCATGCCCGGGAATACGAAGTAGTTGATAGAGGTCCAGCCACCGAATTCGCGTACTACTTTGAGGCTTTCTACGATATCGGCGAATACGTAGTTATTAGGCCGGTAGTACGGCGTATAGTAGCGTTCCTGTACGGAGTTCATGCTGACGCGGATGCTGTTGAGGCCTGCTTCGCAGAGGGCACGTACGGCATCGGGTTTACTGCCATTGGTGTTGATATTGATGCTTCCTTTGGCGGTATGTTTTCTTATTTCGAGGATGGATTCGCGGATGGTTTCCCACATGAGCAGCGGTTCGCCTTCGCAGCCTTGTCCGAAGCTGACGATGGGGAAGGGGGCTGATTCCAGGTGGGGTACGGTATATTCTACGATCTCTGCTGCTGTTGGTTTGAAGCGTAACCGGTCCTGGGTAGATACGATGCTTTCTTCTTCCGGCTGGAAGGAGATGCAGCCTACGCAGTTGGCGTTGCAGGCAGGAGAGGAGGGGATGGGGCATTCCCATCTGCCCATGAAGTAGTTACGGGCGGCGGGGCAGTGATAGGTGAGTGCGCAGTTGTTGGCCAGGTGTTGTACCAGGCGGTTATGCGGATATGCGGTAGTCAGCTGCTGTACGCCCTGTTTAACGGTTTTGTCGTCGAAGCCGGCGCATTCCTGGCGGATATCCTGTTCGATACGAACGGCAGGAACGTAGAATTTACCATCGAGCCAGCCTACTGCGGTATAGCAGAAGAGTGGGAGGGTGGGAGCGTCGGGTAATGCTTCGTAGGCAGCGAGGAAGAGGCCGGTATGTGCAGGCGGGATGAAGGCAGCTACGGCCCATCCTTTTTCGCACAGTTCCATATCGCCGGTGCTGGCGTTGATGCCGATACCACGGCGGCCAGGCAGTTCATACAGCTGGCCTCCGTCGGGCAGCTCGATCCATTCTTCCACAGGCACGGGCCATGCATCCCAGCCGGCGCGGCCAGTGACATGCATAGAGGTATCTTCAAAGATGTTACCGTTGCCGTCTGAATAAAGTATATAAGGAGATTCCTTCATGCTGATTAGTTAGTCATACTGGTGGCGTAATATACGCTTCCAGGCAGTTACAGCCTGCTTTTGCAATAAGTGTTGATCGCGGCGGCCTGCTCAGGATGGATATTATCCAGTACCTCCAGTTGTAATATTTTATTGCTCCGGAAGTCGAGGGTGAGCAGATCGTTATTCAAAATTACGTTATTCAGCTGGTTCCAGCTGAACTGGTGCGTGGAAAAGGTGGTGGGTACGGTGATACCGGTATTTTCCAGTTTAACGAATGCGGGCTGGAACATTTTGTATTCGGCCCAGCCTACATATCCCAGGCCTATGCCGGCGATCAGCATGAACAAGGCTGCCAGCGGGTACAGGTGCGACAGGAAGTAGAGGCATCCGCTGAGGCACACGAACACTTGTATGATCCTGGCCATGGCATTGATGCCAGTAAAGTTACGATGTTTGCGTAGGGCAAAGGGAAGTGCCATGCTGGCGATACCCAGCAGGAGGAAGAACCCTGCCATGAACCAGTTGGCCTGTATACTGTTGTAAATGCCGATGGCATTGAACAGGAACAGCAGTCCGGCCATGCCGTGCATCACGGGCTGCATACGCAATCGTGACGCTACGGCAGGGTGGAGTATACGAAAACGGAAATTGGACATTACACTATTTTGATTCATTAAGACCGCTTACCAGCAGGTTGCAGAGCTTGAAGAGTATGCGGGCGCCTACGTTAGCATCCCATTCGTCGTGAGAAGGGCTTACCTCGTTGAGGTCGAAGCCGATCAGTTTTCTGCCGCTGGCCAGTAAGCGTTTGAAGAGGTAGTACACCTGTTCTGTCTCGAAGCCGCCGGCTACCGGGGTGCCAGTATGCGGGCACAGTTTCGGATCGAGGCCATCGATATCGAAGCTGATATATACCTGTTGGGGCAGTTGCTCGATGATGCTGTCGCAGATGGCTTTCCAGGTTTCTCCTTCAAACTGGCGTTCTTTGATATTTTTATCAAAGAAGGTCACTACCTTACCCTGGCTGTTGTTGATATAATCGAGTTCTTCTTCGCAATAGTCGCGGATACCCACTTGTACCAGTTTGGTAAGTTGTGGTACTTCTTTGAGGGCGTTGTACATGATGGAGGCGTGGGAGTACTGGAATCCTTCGTAGCCATTGCGGAGGTCGCAGTGGGCATCGATCTGGAGGATACCGAAGTCGCCTTTATGTTCGCCGATGGCTTTGAAATAACCCAGGGGGGTGCTGTGATCGCCGCCTACGAGGCCTACCAGTTTACCCTTGTCGAGCAGGGCTTTGGTTTGCTGGTATACCCATTCGTTCATGGCTATGGTGCCGGTGTTAACGTCTACCAGGGTCTTTTTGAGGAAATCATTTTCTGAGATATCGCCCCCTTCGGTGAGGAACTTGATATAGAGTTCCGCTTCTTTACGCAGGTAATCGCTGCGCAGGAGCAGGTGACGGTCGGGCTCTATCATGTAGAAGCCATGTTTCCAGCCATCTTTTACATCGGCGTCGTAAA
Protein-coding regions in this window:
- a CDS encoding DUF4374 domain-containing protein, which translates into the protein MRKFFLYSLVTTGVLAAVACYKPKHFSFQTSGNYVVALRTKGMNKSADYLVAQDSIYKEAAVISAEGNGKEQQGWSYYWAIGNTVVSFGYGAQTNKAVAYELTASKTLQQKGTFNFARMDCFGTGDNQTIVGVGAPWGGGTYDCEIQLVDVNSVGIRKRKVTPLYRISDKDTLNKWPSSLMVNDGKLYVAFYPLHGVSWLTALTDTAYVTVYSYPGLDSITTMKDTRTGPIGYYGAPTCMLKAENGDIYTISPSSIAAGYTQVTKKSGILRIRSGQLDFDPGYFFDVETITGGKLLTAVYVGNGLVVARMVLPGKDNEAWAALDPTIPACKLVVVDLFNKTVTDVAGVPVHGGQFGAAALVENGKVYMSITTPASQECRVYEIDAKTATGKRGANVKGVELSGIYNLGK
- a CDS encoding MFS transporter; translation: MFAIYKKAYSGLSSSIWWLALVLLVNRTGSMVIPFMTVYLTQSLHFSIAEAGWVMACFGSGAVLGALAGGRLADKIGFYPIQFWSLLLNGISFMILGQMQTLTAICVTIFFQSLIGEAFRPANATAIAHYSTPENRTRSYALYRMAINLGFALGPALGGMLAAISYHLLFWVDGISCIAAAFLMRIVLPPVKVVHKEPKKEAAAPVTGGSAYADKYYLVFIFLVTLNAICFFQSMTIVPVFFKEQMQLNEFQIGLTMAVNGGLIALVEMILVYRLEGKRDNLFFIVRGTVMMGAAFACFNIFPPIGAVALLYMLLLTVGEMLSMPFMNSFWIARSQDHNRGEYAALYTICFSVAHIVAPTLGANLVQQLGFNNWWYITTGLCLLSTTGFILLRRSMNNVKIRATQLQASA
- a CDS encoding agmatinase family protein, translating into MADLSQFDPNSVGLLSNNVFGLPFSEEEAKLVLLPVPWEVTVSYSNGTARGPEHMFKASFQVDLYDADVKDGWKHGFYMIEPDRHLLLRSDYLRKEAELYIKFLTEGGDISENDFLKKTLVDVNTGTIAMNEWVYQQTKALLDKGKLVGLVGGDHSTPLGYFKAIGEHKGDFGILQIDAHCDLRNGYEGFQYSHASIMYNALKEVPQLTKLVQVGIRDYCEEELDYINNSQGKVVTFFDKNIKERQFEGETWKAICDSIIEQLPQQVYISFDIDGLDPKLCPHTGTPVAGGFETEQVYYLFKRLLASGRKLIGFDLNEVSPSHDEWDANVGARILFKLCNLLVSGLNESK
- a CDS encoding LysE family translocator encodes the protein MIPMQQYAIFVLAAMIMVITPGPNMLYVVSRSITQGRKAGMISLVGVACGFLFHILLVSFGLTAVLMSIPYAYTILKTAGIVYLLYLAWEAVKPGGRSLFEHRAALSIDGPLRLFSMGFFTNVLNPKVAVFYLSFFPQFIDPARGHVFAQSIFLGGTLLVLSFTGNSLIIFAASRLTHWFAANPKWVRAQKWLMGGVLSGLAIKLALDRSK
- a CDS encoding TonB-dependent receptor domain-containing protein — protein: MPIKFLYTLFLYLIACLGLTFSVSRLQAQERNGHISGTIHFADGQPAAGVTVRIARLDKATSTDENGRFHFTGLPVQTYRLTSTMVGYIRLHQEVRVTAGQTVTLDLTMERDESKLQEVSVAAKSEVRRAKEQGFSINSIDARRLHNTTRDINQVLNRTTGIRIREEGGLGSNYSFTLNGFSGKQIKFFVDGVPIDNFGSALSLNNIPINLAERIEVYKGVVPISLGADALGGAVNVITNQGMQHFLDVSYSYGSFNTHRASFSARHTTEKGFTINASAAHNYADNNFKVDVQIPDETGKFGPVQRIRRFHDAYQATMGQVELGVTGKPYADRLFIGLIAAGNKKDIQTGMTMEDVVGQAYNSSESLIPTLKYKKRDLFTKGLSLVVNANYSFVKSRITDSSSRHYDWLGNYTIKTVGSTSGEINFNKTLFRFNDRNAVAMANLNYQLNDHHQLSLNYTYNRFRRVGEDPISKYPIAFQHPSILSKQIGGLGYQYTTTDKKLIATVFGKLFRMSAVNAEAGWGNYKPLSASYTKPGYGAAAAYFVLPFVQVKASYENTWRLPEGEEMFGNGLLIEDNPNLKPEHSHNANFGLLVSKTLRSHRLEGELNLLYRLSGDFIRQEATGPRGRYMNVDSVRTTGVEWTVKYGYKDIFTFELNGTYQNTLNVKKLVKGIRNYAYWDRIPNVPYYFGNVDVAYNVKKPFRKDDVFTITAGGTFVEEFYLFWPSQGDPGDKFVIPRQMTAFAGLTYAMMNGRYNITAECLNLGDAKVYDNFRLQKPGRSFNMKLRYFIH
- a CDS encoding radical SAM protein, with amino-acid sequence MKESPYILYSDGNGNIFEDTSMHVTGRAGWDAWPVPVEEWIELPDGGQLYELPGRRGIGINASTGDMELCEKGWAVAAFIPPAHTGLFLAAYEALPDAPTLPLFCYTAVGWLDGKFYVPAVRIEQDIRQECAGFDDKTVKQGVQQLTTAYPHNRLVQHLANNCALTYHCPAARNYFMGRWECPIPSSPACNANCVGCISFQPEEESIVSTQDRLRFKPTAAEIVEYTVPHLESAPFPIVSFGQGCEGEPLLMWETIRESILEIRKHTAKGSININTNGSKPDAVRALCEAGLNSIRVSMNSVQERYYTPYYRPNNYVFADIVESLKVVREFGGWTSINYFVFPGMTDSVEEYEALRQLIIDTDLCMIQWRNFNIDPDWYLRKLGLTETGECLGMSQMLSLIREEFPHLKFGYFNPPMERIKGDYLSDFAHH